Part of the Variovorax paradoxus B4 genome, CGTGGCCTTGGCGAAGAAGCGCAGGCGGCCTTTCTCCGCTTCCGCCTGGAAGGGCGGGAGCGTGTGGCCGATGTGGCGGCGGTCGATCATTCAGGTCGCCTGGTAGAGCGTCACCACGCAGGCACCACCCAGGCCCAGGTTGTGCTGCAGCGCGAGGCGCGCGCCTTCCACCTGGCGCTGCTCGGCCTGGCCGCGCAGCTGCCACACCAGTTCCGCGCATTGCGCAAGGCCGGTGGCGCCGAGCGGATGGCCTTTCGAGAGCAGGCCGCCCGACGGGTTGGTCACCACGCGCCCGCCATAGGTGTTGTCGCCCTCGACGATGAAGCGCTCGGCCGTGCCCTCGGGCGTGAGGCCCAGCGCCTCGTAGGTGATGAGCTCGTTGGCGGTGAAGCAGTCGTGCAGCTCCACCACGTCGAGCTCCTCGGGGCCGATGCCGGCGTCTTCGTACACCTGGCGGGCCGCGGCGGCGGTCATGTCATAGCCGACCAGCTTGCGCATGTCCCTGCTCTCGAAGGTGGAGGCCGTGTCGGTGGTCATGGTCTGCGCGGCGATCACCACGCGCATGTCGAGGCCGTGCTTCTGCGCGAACTCGGCCGAGCAGACGATGGCCGCGGCTGCGCCGCAGGTGGGCGGGCAGCACTGGAAGCGCGTGAGCGGATCGAACACCAGCGGCGAGGCCATCACCTCGTCCAGCGTCAGCGTCTGGCGGAACACCGCGAGCGGGTTGCGCGCGGCATGCTGGCGCGCCTTCACCGAGATGCGGCCGAAGGTGTCGCGGCGGATGCCGTGCTGCGCCATGTAGTCGCGGCCCGCGCCGCCGAAGAACTGCGCGGCGCGCGGCGCTTCGGGCACGTAGCCCTGCTTTTCGGCCATCACCTCGGCGAAGCGCGCCATCGGCGAGGGGCGGTCGTCATAGGCGCCCTTGAGCGCGCCGGGCTGCATCTGCTCGAAGCCGAGCGCGATCGCGCATTCCACCATGCCGCTTTCGACCGCCTGGCGCGCGAGGAACAGCGCGCTGGAGCCGGTGGAGCAGTTGTTGTTGAGGTTGAAGACCGGAATGCCGCTCAAGCCGACGCCGTAGATGGCGGCCTGCCCCGCGGTGGAGTCGCCGTAGACATAGCCGACGTAGGCCTGCTGCACCAGCGCGTAGTCGACGCCGGCATCGTCGAGCGCGAGCTTCGCGGCGCGCGCACCCATCACGGTGTAAGGGTCGCTGGCACCGGGCTTGGTGAAGGGGATCATGCCCACGCCGACCACATGGACGGGGCGCTGCATACGTGTCATGGAAACTCCTGTGCGGGACGCGGTGACGATGGAATGAAGTCTCCGCCGGTGCGCAGGCTTCGGCAATCGCGGATCGGCCCAAAACGATTGGCCGAAACGCTCAGTGGGGCACCCTCGGCGCTGCGCTCATGCGATATCGCGGTAGCGGAAGGTGCCCATCGCGCGCGCCGCCACGTCGCCGCTGGCGTCCGTGACGGTGGCTTCGCAAAAACACACCGAGCGGCCGCCGCCGGTGGCGCGCCCTTGCGCCTGCAGCAGCCCGCCCGCGGGCCGCATGAAGGCGATGTGCATGTCGACGGTGACAACCTCGCGTGCATAGTCGATGCGCGAGAGCGCGGCATGCGCCATGGCGCTGTCGAGCAGGGTCATCAGCACGCCGCCATGGCCGCTCGCGTGGTTGTTCAGCAGTTCGGGGCGCAGCGCCACCGACACCAGGGATTCGCCGCCTTGGGCGCGCTCGACCCGCAGGCCCAGGTGCTCGGAGAAGGGCACATGGCGCTGCGGTCCGCTGCGCGGCCGGTCATCGCCTCCTTGCGGCGCGCTCGCGAGGTGCAGGCTCATGACGCGGACTCCCGCTTCGACGCGGCAGCCGCCGCCGTGAAGTCGCGCGGCCCGGTCAACGCAAGTCCGCCGTCCACGGGAATGACGGCGCCCGTGATGTAGGAGCCCCAGTCGCTCGCGAGCATCATCGCCATGC contains:
- a CDS encoding lipid-transfer protein; translation: MQRPVHVVGVGMIPFTKPGASDPYTVMGARAAKLALDDAGVDYALVQQAYVGYVYGDSTAGQAAIYGVGLSGIPVFNLNNNCSTGSSALFLARQAVESGMVECAIALGFEQMQPGALKGAYDDRPSPMARFAEVMAEKQGYVPEAPRAAQFFGGAGRDYMAQHGIRRDTFGRISVKARQHAARNPLAVFRQTLTLDEVMASPLVFDPLTRFQCCPPTCGAAAAIVCSAEFAQKHGLDMRVVIAAQTMTTDTASTFESRDMRKLVGYDMTAAAARQVYEDAGIGPEELDVVELHDCFTANELITYEALGLTPEGTAERFIVEGDNTYGGRVVTNPSGGLLSKGHPLGATGLAQCAELVWQLRGQAEQRQVEGARLALQHNLGLGGACVVTLYQAT
- a CDS encoding PaaI family thioesterase, with protein sequence MSLHLASAPQGGDDRPRSGPQRHVPFSEHLGLRVERAQGGESLVSVALRPELLNNHASGHGGVLMTLLDSAMAHAALSRIDYAREVVTVDMHIAFMRPAGGLLQAQGRATGGGRSVCFCEATVTDASGDVAARAMGTFRYRDIA